The following coding sequences are from one Prochlorococcus sp. MIT 1314 window:
- the acsF gene encoding magnesium-protoporphyrin IX monomethyl ester (oxidative) cyclase gives MTQSTIESKNKKEINNGKVPAKETILSPRFYTTDFEAMENMDLSINEEELEAICEEFRKDYNRHHFVRNSEFEGAAEKLDPETRELFVDFLEGSCTSEFSGFLLYKELSKRIKDKNPLLAECFAHMARDEARHAGFLNKSMSDFGLQLDLGFLTANKDYTYFPPRSIFYATYLSEKIGYWRYIAIYRHLEKNPDSKIFPLFNYFENWCQDENRHGDFFDALMKAQPRTVKSLSQKITIGGSTFTHPLFDYFHRFRYFLNNLPLTSKLWSRFFLLAVFATMYARDLGIKKDFYASLGLDAKDYDQYVINKTNETSARVFPVVLDVYDKSFYGRLDKIVENNKVLSDIANSDGNKVSKTFKKLPKYLSNGYHLLRLYLLKPLDSKDFQPSIR, from the coding sequence ATGACTCAATCAACTATTGAATCAAAAAATAAAAAAGAAATTAATAATGGAAAGGTACCTGCAAAGGAAACTATTTTGTCTCCAAGGTTCTACACAACAGACTTTGAGGCAATGGAAAATATGGATTTATCAATAAACGAGGAGGAATTGGAAGCTATATGTGAGGAATTTAGGAAAGATTACAATAGGCATCATTTTGTAAGAAATAGTGAATTTGAAGGTGCTGCAGAAAAATTAGATCCTGAAACGAGAGAGCTTTTTGTTGATTTTCTCGAGGGAAGTTGTACATCAGAATTCTCAGGTTTTTTACTTTATAAGGAACTTAGCAAGAGGATTAAAGACAAAAACCCTCTTCTTGCTGAATGTTTTGCTCATATGGCCAGAGATGAAGCTAGACATGCAGGATTTTTGAATAAATCAATGAGTGACTTTGGACTGCAGTTAGATTTAGGTTTTTTAACAGCCAATAAAGATTACACTTACTTCCCACCAAGAAGTATTTTTTACGCCACTTATTTATCTGAAAAAATAGGCTATTGGAGATACATAGCAATTTATAGGCATCTCGAAAAGAATCCAGATAGCAAGATTTTTCCACTATTTAATTACTTTGAGAATTGGTGTCAAGATGAAAATAGGCATGGTGATTTCTTTGACGCCTTAATGAAAGCACAACCACGTACCGTTAAATCATTAAGCCAAAAAATTACTATTGGGGGCTCTACCTTTACACATCCACTATTTGACTATTTCCATAGATTTAGATACTTTTTGAACAATCTTCCATTAACATCCAAGTTATGGTCGAGGTTTTTCCTACTTGCTGTGTTTGCAACTATGTATGCAAGGGATCTGGGAATCAAAAAGGATTTCTACGCATCTTTAGGATTAGATGCTAAAGATTACGACCAGTATGTTATTAATAAAACAAATGAAACTTCTGCTAGAGTTTTTCCTGTAGTACTAGACGTTTATGATAAATCTTTTTATGGAAGATTAGATAAAATAGTAGAAAATAATAAGGTTCTTTCCGATATTGCAAACAGTGATGGAAATAAAGTATCTAAAACTTTTAAAAAATTACCTAAATATTTATCAAACGGTTACCATTTATTAAGACTATACTTATTAAAACCTCTTGATAGTAAAGATTTCCAACCTTCGATTAGATAA
- a CDS encoding DUF2996 domain-containing protein → MEENLEKNNEISNNNNKSNSEEIKECTSEKVINMNENNSSKVDKKNENDTPTKTIPKPKKELPIEKKPFQEFINIHLIPALIEEINHRGLEINNINLKNTNRPIAGDKCWVINCEIKDTCSFWLSFEKEDISSLKSISLSKPNQEPSIIESFLIDEKRITLKLIISRVLQRLNGQKLIGVN, encoded by the coding sequence ATGGAAGAAAATTTAGAAAAAAATAATGAAATATCTAACAATAATAATAAATCTAACTCTGAGGAAATAAAAGAATGTACCTCAGAGAAAGTTATCAATATGAACGAAAATAATTCTTCTAAAGTTGATAAAAAAAATGAAAATGATACACCCACTAAAACTATTCCTAAACCCAAAAAAGAACTTCCTATAGAGAAAAAGCCATTCCAAGAATTTATTAATATTCATTTGATTCCTGCTTTAATAGAAGAAATTAATCATAGGGGTTTAGAAATAAACAATATCAATCTCAAAAACACCAATAGACCTATTGCTGGAGATAAATGTTGGGTAATAAATTGTGAAATTAAAGATACTTGCAGCTTTTGGCTATCTTTTGAAAAGGAGGACATAAGTTCATTAAAAAGTATTTCTTTATCAAAACCAAATCAAGAACCTAGCATTATTGAATCATTCCTTATTGATGAAAAAAGAATAACCCTTAAATTAATTATTTCAAGAGTATTGCAGAGGTTAAATGGACAAAAATTAATAGGGGTTAATTAA